A portion of the Acidisarcina polymorpha genome contains these proteins:
- a CDS encoding alpha/beta hydrolase codes for MNPTFASSAIRSVDDLRGPAGQLEALLNAGNPAAAYSALVCHPHPLFGGTMHNKVAYHAMKAFGSFGFPVLRFNFRGAGLSEGVHDHGRGEREDVRAAVDWLSNEFNLPILFAGFSFGANVGLRACCGDQRVHGLVALGTPVHAEGRDYHYEFLANCRAPKLFVSGTADKYGPVALVEAAVSLAPPPTELVWIPEADHFFAGQLDRMQDAIHNWVDAHFLAVRPQ; via the coding sequence ATGAATCCAACCTTCGCGTCTTCCGCCATTCGCAGTGTGGACGACCTCCGCGGTCCTGCCGGCCAACTCGAAGCCCTGCTCAACGCCGGAAATCCCGCCGCTGCATACTCCGCCCTCGTCTGCCATCCTCACCCGCTTTTCGGCGGCACCATGCATAATAAAGTTGCCTATCATGCCATGAAGGCGTTTGGTTCCTTTGGCTTTCCGGTGCTCCGCTTCAACTTTCGCGGCGCCGGACTTAGCGAAGGCGTCCACGACCATGGCCGCGGTGAACGCGAAGATGTCCGCGCCGCTGTCGACTGGTTGAGCAACGAATTCAATCTTCCGATTCTCTTTGCTGGCTTCTCCTTCGGAGCGAACGTCGGCCTTCGAGCCTGTTGCGGGGACCAGCGGGTGCACGGACTTGTCGCCCTCGGTACTCCCGTCCATGCCGAAGGGCGCGACTATCACTATGAATTTCTTGCCAACTGCAGGGCTCCCAAGCTCTTCGTCAGCGGGACGGCGGACAAGTATGGGCCGGTCGCCCTGGTAGAAGCCGCCGTCAGCCTTGCGCCGCCACCCACTGAGTTAGTCTGGATACCGGAAGCGGACCACTTCTTTGCCGGTCAACTCGACCGGATGCAAGACGCCATCCACAATTGGGTTGACGCGCACTTCCTGGCAGTAAGGCCGCAATGA